One Mobula birostris isolate sMobBir1 chromosome 4, sMobBir1.hap1, whole genome shotgun sequence DNA window includes the following coding sequences:
- the LOC140195968 gene encoding barrier-to-autointegration factor B-like codes for MSTSQKHRDFVAKPIGEKSMKCLEGIGETLGQRLEDQGFDKAYVVLGQFPVLKKDEELFKEWLKDTCQANAKQSNDCHTCLWEWCDAFL; via the coding sequence ATGTCGACGTCACAGAAGCACCGCGACTTCGTGGCCAAGCCCATAGGTGAGAAGTCCATGAAGTGCCTGGAGGGGATCGGTGAGACTCTTGGCCAGAGGTTAGAAGATCAAGGATTTGACAAGGCGTACGTGGTGCTGGGCCAGTtcccggtcctgaagaaggacgAGGAGCTGTTCAAGGAGTGGCTGAAGGACACCTGCCAGGCCAACGCCAAGCAAAGCAACGACTGCCACACctgtctgtgggagtggtgtgacgCCTTCCTGTAA